Proteins encoded within one genomic window of Brassica rapa cultivar Chiifu-401-42 chromosome A09, CAAS_Brap_v3.01, whole genome shotgun sequence:
- the LOC117128573 gene encoding SKP1-like protein 5 yields the protein MSKIIVLKCVGHNPKDFELDEAVAVQFGCIKDLFHSDFDAESKIVVDVPMKFNSYIIGRILEFCSSRASFSSDRAYWEQDFFHPCREPNQRKRKELIAIMEASEYLGMESLVELTTQSLANYLKGKNPLTIRSLWKVEGDLTAEEEAKALAMGVAKLGH from the exons ATGTCTAAAATAATCGTTTTAAAATGCGTCGGTCACAATCCCAAGGATTTCGAGCTGGACGAAGCGGTGGCGGTGCAATTCGGGTGTATCAAGGACCTGTTCCACAGTGACTTCGATGCCGAAAGCAAGATAGTAGTCGACGTTCCCATGAAATTCAACAGCTACATCATAGGACGGATACTGGAATTCTGCAGTAGCCGAGCCAGCTTTTCAAGCGACAGGGCGTACTGGGAGCAAGATTTTTTCCATCCATGCAGAGAACCAAACCAAAGGAAGCGAAAGGAGCTTATCGCAATAATGGAG GCGTCTGAATACCTGG GTATGGAATCGCTCGTGGAACTCACCACCCAGTCATTGGCAAATTATCTCAAAGGCAAGAATCCCCTCACCATTCGATCTTTGTGGAAGGTGGAAGGCGACCTCACTGCTGAGGAGGAAGCTAAGGCGTTGGCGATGGGCGTGGCGAAATTAGGACATTAA
- the LOC117128572 gene encoding uncharacterized protein LOC117128572 — protein sequence MTMVEDEKEEEIYKKFGFSSIECLMLKSAINTMLAIRIQIVGFMKVVERLKTYEERIGEEGAEQQDEHGELFSAHMDTQQTQHENYDDSKGRGRGGCSNWRGRGPRRSGYYYVTTLHGGKSQEQSEINLEGFRAKKYNILVTTDTVGRGIDVLDVAHVINYDILKHMERYTHRIGRTRRAEKNFDAKLHSIGELDKTNRKAALSIFYSLALAEALMFLAEKAYWEWQVSVCSLLENVTKQCGFGVIGMVSIKRFFFDAFSKSVNGSNYDGDNVDMVSFVMELLGSSCPYEQLIGARILRKCAEDKIEKIGINLPVIERLVEMRNWKDVKEEEIRRSAAEILSKLAGMTQYSLRVAGITGAMESISSLLQNTRSLGEAPDEIGEKNIFHDHHLLYDYCRFNNLGLLILKKLSRDHDNYGKIGNIRGLLQKIIDFMHTDAILLKDENVEMVLSRFLTVKRSLQLVRMLVSMSKNTGRCLRREISEIVFTVSNLRDVLHHGVRYPKLQKLKIEILSFLALEREARERIGVTGGVMKELFNIFLKSKARRDVNERKVKIAAGEAIAMLDLESRSNCVHILKLGVLARLVDAFEVPLVRVNAARVLRNLCLYSEHECFIELRLIKAAAPMVLKSITSGDNKLQEVMLGLATQVFKFMSSEEVHDPLMDSGIKKKELAYLFVSTLKKHDKPSVKVPKIRFVVELARWMMEGDVENVVMFRDLAIKREQELLGAKDKIDTKESELIQMILAKREDEIKNKREDLAGEKEENLQDAERKALSEKKKLNRSKWKAKHRLHRKEKKSSKDRAGNIAANAVASNETQKSDTVTTPTVPDVFNSLQIKLWEYQVKKKAGQVTVGYADRSIRIRGTEKGTCKTTLGGVDTNGDYFFACCEIQRQTKDIVVGVWYSNSGSLLTCQQAGKTIVFFRVLSRDIQKSKESLETVIKLHATSEIPIVGERNSGHRVDPEDGKSVEGNIFYVDESLIMRCSIEQETVVLSSGEATLITENEAAKLATWRGELQRRILRREQRTDILWRALGKLKFKEMRGVEDFSKMEFKLKGENVGLSLKEKVNLRNKLTSNPTELWFKGLENIRINYPNEFRIKKKEICVF from the coding sequence ATGACCATGGTCGAGGacgagaaggaagaagaaataTACAAGAAATTTGGATTCTCTTCTATCGAGTGTCTGATGTTAAAATCCGCTATTAACACCATGTTGGCCATACGAATACAGATTGTTGGGTTCATGAAAGTTGTGGAAAGGCTAAAAACTTATGAAGAGAGAATCGGTGAAGAGGGTGCAGAACAACAAGATGAACATGGTGAATTATTCTCAGCTCACATGGACACGCAACAAACCCAGCACGAGAATTACGATGATAGCAAAGGAAGAGGACGAGGAGGTTGCTCAAACTGGAGAGGAAGAGGCCCTAGACGATCCGGGTACTACTATGTCACGACTTTACACGGTGGGAAATCACAAGAACAGAGTGAAATCAACTTAGAAGGATTCAGAGCAAAGAAATACAATATTCTTGTTACAACAGATACTGTAGGCCGTGGAATAGATGTTCTTGACGTGGCTCATGTCATAAACTATGACATCCTTAAACATATGGAGAGGTATACACATCGTATTGGGCGTACAAGACGTGCTGAAAAAAACTTTGATGCTAAATTACATTCCATAGGAGAGCTGGACAAAACAAACAGAAAAGCCGCTCTAAGCATCTTCTACTCGCTAGCCCTAGCCGAAGCTTTGATGTTCCTTGCGGAGAAAGCTTACTGGGAATGGCAGGTCAGTGTGTGTAGCTTGCTCGAGAATGTGACTAAACAATGTGGCTTTGGTGTTATTGGGATGGTCTCTATCAAGAGATTCTTCTTTGACGCCTTCTCAAAGTCTGTGAATGGGAGCAACTATGATGGGGATAATGTGGATATGGTCAGCTTTGTTATGGAACTGTTGGGCTCTAGCTGCCCATATGAACAGCTCATAGGTGCAAGAATTCTCAGGAAGTGTGCAGAGGATAAGATTGAGAAGATTGGAATCAACTTGCCCGTCATTGAAAGGTTGGTGGAGATGCGTAACTGGAAAGACgtgaaagaagaagagattagGAGATCAGCAGCTGAGATACTATCAAAGCTTGCTGGCATGACACAGTACTCTCTAAGAGTCGCTGGAATCACTGGTGCCATGGAGTCGATTTCATCACTATTACAGAACACAAGATCTTTAGGTGAAGCTCCTGACGAGATTGGAGAGAAGAATATCTTCCACGACCATCATCTACTATACGATTACTGTAGGTTCAACAACTTAGGCCTCTTGATTCTAAAGAAATTATCCAGAGATCATGACAACTATGGAAAAATCGGCAACATTAGAGGACTTCTTCAAAAGATTATTGACTTCATGCACACGGATGCAATACTCTTGAAGGATGAGAACGTAGAGATGGTTCTCTCACGATTCCTGACAGTGAAACGGTCCTTGCAACTAGTGAGAATGTTAGTAAGCATGAGCAAGAATACTGGGAGATGTCTTAGAAGAGAGATCTCAGAGATCGTTTTCACAGTTAGTAACCTGAGAGATGTACTGCATCATGGAGTGAGATACCCGAAACTGCAGAAGCTTAAGATTGAGATCTTGAGCTTCCTGGCCCTTGAGAGAGAGGCAAGGGAAAGAATTGGTGTGACTGGAGGTGTCATGAAAGAGCTCtttaacattttcttgaaaAGCAAGGCACGTAGGGATGTGAATGAGAGAAAGGTTAAAATCGCTGCAGGGGAAGCTATAGCTATGCTTGATTTGGAGAGTAGAAGCAACTGCGTCCACATTCTAAAGCTTGGAGTCTTGGCAAGACTTGTGGATGCATTTGAAGTTCCTTTGGTCCGTGTCAATGCAGCGAGAGTGTTGAGGAACTTGTGCTTATACTCAGAACATGAATGCTTTATAGAACTGAGGCTCATTAAAGCAGCAGCTCCCATGGTGTTGAAGTCAATAACATCGGGAGACAACAAGTTACAGGAAGTGATGCTAGGGTTAGCAACACAAGTGTTCAAATTCATGAGTTCAGAAGAAGTACACGACCCTTTGATGGATTCAGGGATAAAGAAGAAAGAACTGGCATACTTGTTTGTTTCGACTCTGAAGAAACATGACAAGCCATCGGTTAAGGTTCCAAAAATCAGGTTTGTGGTTGAGCTGGCGAGATGGATGATGGAAGGTGATGTGGAGAACGTTGTGATGTTCAGAGATTTGGCTATTAAGAGAGAGCAAGAGCTGCTTGGAGCTAAAGATAAAATTGACACCAAGGAATCTGAGCTGATTCAGATGATTTTAGCAAAGAGGGAAGATGAAATCAAGAACAAGAGGGAAGACTTAGCtggagaaaaagaagaaaacttgCAGGATGCAGAGAGGAAGGCTCTCTCTGAGAAGAAGAAACTAAACCGGTCAAAGTGGAAGGCCAAACATAGGCTTCACAGGAAAGAAAAGAAATCATCCAAGGACAGAGCTGGAAATATAGCTGCTAACGCAGTTGCAAGTAATGAAACCCAGAAATCTGATACTGTTACTACTCCTACTGTTCCTGACGTTTTTAATAGTTTACAAATCAAACTCTGGGAATACCAAGTCAAAAAGAAAGCTGGCCAAGTTACAGTTGGGTATGCAGATAGGAGTATAAGGATACGGGGTACTGAGAAAGGGACATGTAAAACTACTCTTGGTGGAGTTGATACAAACGGAGACTATTTCTTTGCATGCTGTGAAATCCAGAGACAAACCAAGGATATAGTTGTGGGTGTGTGGTACAGTAACTCAGGAAGTCTGTTGACTTGTCAACAGGCAGGGAAAACAATTGTTTTCTTCCGGGTGTTAAGTCGGGATATACAAAAATCCAAAGAGTCTCTTGAAACTGTAATAAAGTTACATGCAACATCTGAGATACCAATTGTTGGAGAAAGAAATAGTGGGCATAGAGTTGACCCTGAAGATGGTAAGAGCGTGGaaggaaatatattttatgttgatGAAAGTCTAATTATGAGGTGTTCGATCGAACAAGAGACTGTTGTGTTATCATCAGGTGAAGCTACATTGATAACAGAGAATGAAGCTGCGAAATTGGCTACATGGCGTGGAGAGTTACAACGGCGTATACTCAGGAGAGAACAGAGAACTGACATCTTGTGGAGAGCACTTGGAAAATTGAAGTTCAAGGAGATGAGAGGTGTTGAAGATTTTTCGAAAATGGAGttcaagcttaagggggagaatgttggaTTAAGCTTGAAAGAAAAAGTAAACTTGAGAAATAAGTTAACTTCTAATCCTACTGAGTTATGGTTTAAAGGATTAGAAAATATCCGAATAAATTATCCTAATGAATTTAGGAttaagaaaaaggaaatatgtgttttctaa
- the LOC103842715 gene encoding peptidyl-prolyl cis-trans isomerase FKBP17-2, chloroplastic — translation MANLFTVTAPFLSKPFTKTAPYHLCCASSSTPPEQNPPSQPESSSTPTQSVKTEQPLASQQKRKKTSVETTDWVASSLTRRFGIGAGLAWAGFLAFGVISEQIKTRLEVSQEEANTRDVEEEKEIVLPNGIRYYDLRLGGGATPRAGDLVVINMKGQVQETGQVFVDTFGSKDKNKKPLALVVGSKPYSKGLCEGVDYVLRSMKAGGKRRVIVPPALGFGEEGAELESGFQIPPSASLEYVVEIERVSIAPA, via the exons ATGGCGAATCTATTCACCGTTACAGCTCCGTTCCTTTCAAAGCCGTTCACGAAGACGGCGCCGTATCACCTCTGTTGCGCCTCTTCTTCCACTCCTCCGGAGCAGAACCCTCCTTCTCAGCCAGAGTCTTCTTCTACTCCGACTCAATCCGTAAAGACGGAGCAACCCCTCGCATCGCaacagaagaggaagaagaccaGCGTTGAGACGACGGATTGGGTCGCTTCTTCTTTGACCAGACGGTTTGGAATCGGTGCGGGTCTTGCCTGGGCGGGGTTTCTAGCTTTCGGTGTGATCTCCGAGCAGATCAAAACACGGCTTGAGGTTTCTCAAGAAGAAGCTAACACAAG AGACGTCGAAGAAGAGAAGGAGATTGTCTTGCCCAATGGCATTAG GTACTATGATCTACGGCTTGGAGGAGGGGCAACACCAAGAGCAGGTGATTTGGTAGTGATTAATATGAAGGGACAAGTGCAAGAAACGGGACAAGTGTTTGTTGACACATTTGGAAGCAAAGACAAGAATAAGAAGCCATTGGCACTTGTGGTGGGTTCAAAGCCATATAGCAAAGGATTATGCGAAGGCGTAGATTATGTTCTGAGGTCGATGAAGGCCGGAGGTAAAAGGAGAGTGATCGTTCCACCAGCTTTAGGATTTGGAGAAGAGGGTGCTGAACTTGAATCGGGTTTTCAGATACCGCCTTCTGCTTCGCTGGAGTATGTAGTTGAGATTGAAAGAGTCTCAATTGCTCCTGCTTGA
- the LOC103842714 gene encoding L-arabinokinase-like, which yields MRIDDNEGVSASSKHLVFAYYVTGHGFGHATRIVEVVRHLIAAGHDVHVVIGAPDFVFTSEIQSPRLKIRKVLLDCGAVQADALTVDRLASLEKYVETAVIPRAEILETEVEWLHSIKADFVVSDVVPVACRAAADAGIRSVCVTNFR from the exons ATGAGGATTGACGATAACGAAGGCGTCTCAGCTTCCAGCAAGCACCTGGTCTTCGCTTACTACGTCACTGGACACGGCTTCGGTCACGCCACCCGCATCGTCGAG GTTGTCCGTCACTTGATCGCGGCCGGGCACGACGTTCATGTCGTCATCGGCGCGCCTGATTTTGTCTTCACGTCCGAGATTCAGTCTCCTAGGCTAAAGATTCGAAAG GTTCTTTTGGACTGTGGAGCTGTGCAAGCTGATGCTCTGACTGTAGATCGTCTTGCCTCCTTAGAAAAG TATGTGGAAACAGCTGTGATTCCTCGAGCTGAAATCTTGGAAACAGAAGTGGAGTGGCTTCATTCTATCAAAGCTGATTTCGTG GTGTCTGATGTTGTCCCCGTAGCGTGCCGTGCAGCGGCTGATGCTGGCATACGTTCTGTCTGTGTCACCAACTTCAGGTGA
- the LOC103842709 gene encoding lipid transfer-like protein VAS — protein MEIVRFAVAAVFFVLYSVSSSNAAIAPPSGGGGGGGDAQAMPCIQKLMPCQPFLHSVIPPPPPSCCLPMKAIVANDATCLCSVFNNVDMLKSLNLTKDNALDLPKACGANPDISLCKASPAGGTTTNSTSPATPKTPPATSTGSGTTGASASSTSTPTSSAPAINFAGLSFASTIVALAATFF, from the exons ATGGAGATTGTTAGATTCGCCGTTGCTGCCGTCTTTTTTGTGCTTTACTCCGTATCATCATCTAACGCCGCAATTGCACCACCCAGCGGtggaggcggaggaggaggagatgctCAGGCAATGCCGTGTATACAGAAACTTATGCCGTGTCAACCGTTTCTTCACTCGGTGATTCCACCACCGCCTCCATCGTGTTGCCTGCCGATGAAGGCGATCGTCGCTAACGACGCGACGTGTCTTTGCTCCGTGTTCAACAACGTAGATATGCTCAAATCGCTTAACCTCACTAAAGACAACGCTCTTGATCTCCCTAAAGCTTGTGGCGCCAACCCTGACATCTCACTATGCAAAGCCAGCCCCGCGGGTG GTACTACTACGAATTCGACGTCGCCGGCAACTCCCAAAACTCCTCCGGCGACTTCCACTG GAAGCGGTACCACCGGAGCATCAGCTTCTTCAACGTCAACACCGACAAGCTCTGCCCCCGCCATCAACTTCGCCGGACTCAGCTTCGCATCGACTATCGTGGCATTGGCAGCAACCTTCTTCTGA
- the LOC103842713 gene encoding threonine--tRNA ligase, mitochondrial 1 isoform X2, which translates to MADEHPRDEAYLSAVIEKRIRLFEEFQAKQLAEIQSRPHEPIKVTIRDGGNVKEGKRWETTPAEIARQISVGLANSALISSVNDVLWDMNRPLEADCSLEFFSFDSDKGRDTFWRSSAHILALEYGCKLCVGPCKARDEGFFYDAFYGDLGLNEQHFPETEAGDAREGHPFERIEVTRGQALEMFPDDNTFKAELLTEDKTTVYRCGPLVDLCSGPHIPNTSFVKAFKCLNLLSVLLGHHHQLFFCHPLSPGSWFFEKHGTRVYNKLMHFIGNEYRKRGYEEVISPNIYNMKLWETSGHAANYKENMYTFDIDKQEFGLKPMNCPGHCLMFQHRLRSYKELPIRLADFGVLHRNEASEALSGLTHTRRFQQDDAHIFCTKDQVSGELKRALEFVDYVYTKFGFTYELKLSTRPEKYLGDLTTWDRAERDLEEALEDFGKPFLVNRGAGEFYGPKIDITVSDAMKSYVQCATLQLDFQLPALFELEYTAMAEGSSDTPVMIHRAVLGSVERMFTTLVEHYKGKWPFWLSPRQAIVCSLSKDSHEYAEKVREQIHEAGYYVDVDITDRNISKKVREAQVAQYNYILVVGAEETTTGHVTVRRRNEDLSEFPVLSVENLLDEFKLKTANFL; encoded by the exons ATGGCGGATGAACATCCCAGGGACGAGGCTTATCTCTCAGCCGTCATCGAGAAGCGTATCAGGCTCTTCGAGGAGTTCCAAGCGAAGCAGCTCGCGGAGATTCAGTCTCGGCCACACGAGCCGATCAA GGTTACAATTCGAGATGGTGGAAACGTGAAAGAAGGGAAGAGATGGGAGACGACTCCAGCAGAAATCGCGAGGCAAATTTCTGTGGGATTGGCAAACTCAGCGCTGATCTCTTCGGTAAACGATGTCCTCTGGGACATGAATAGGCCACTGGAAGCTGATTGTTCGCTTGAGTTTTTCAGTTTTGACAGCGACAAAGGCCGTGATACTTTCTGGCGTTCTAGCGCTCACATTCTCGCCCTG GAGTATGGTTGTAAGCTGTGCGTTGGACCCTGCAAAGCTAGAGATGAG GGTTTCTTCTACGATGCATTCTATGGCGATCTGGGTTTAAACGAGCAACACTTTCCCGAAACTGAAGCAGGGGATGCTCGA GAAGGACATCCATTTGAAAGGATTGAAGTGACCAGGGGTCAGGCTCTTGAGATGTTTCCTGATGATAATACTTTTAAG GCTGAACTCCTCACCGAGGACAAAACCACCGTCTACAGGTGTGGTCCTTTGGTTGATCTGTGTAGTGGACCACATATACCAAATACTTCCTTTGTGAAAGCTTTCAAGTGTTTGAAT TTGCTTTCGGTGCTATTAGGCCACCATCACCAACTTTTCTTTTGTCACCCACTCAG CCCTGGGAGTTGGTTCTTCGAGAAACATGGTACTCGCGTATATAATAAGCTGATGCATTTCATCGGGAATGAATATCGGAAAAGGGGCTACGAAGAG GTTATTTCACCAAATATTTACAACATGAAACTCTGGGAAACATCCGGACATGCTGCAAACTACAAGGAAAATATGTACACGTTTGAT ATTGATAAACAAGAGTTTGGGCTCAAACCTATGAACTGCCCTGGTCACTGCTTGATGTTCCAACACAGGCTTCGCTCGTATAAAG AATTACCCATTAGACTTGCCGACTTTGGAGTGTTACATCGAAATGAGGCAAGTGAAGCTCTTAGTGGCTTGACCCATACCCGACGGTTCCAACag GATGATGCACACATATTCTGTACAAAGGATCAG GTTAGTGGAGAATTGAAACGTGCATTGGAATTCGTTGACTATGTTTACACAAAATTTGGGTTTACCTATGAGCTAAAGCTCTCAACG AGACCAGAGAAGTACCTTGGAGACTTAACAACATGGGATAGAGCTGAAAGGGACCTTGAAGAAGCACTAGAAGATTTTGGAAAGCCATTCCTT GTGAACAGAGGAGCCGGGGAATTTTATGGCCCGAAGATAGACATAACAGTATCTGATGCAATGAAAAGCTACGTCCAGTGCGCTACTTTGCAA CTTGATTTTCAACTTCCTGCCCTCTTCGAGCTGGAATACACAGCTATGGCTGAAGGGAGTTCGGATACACCTGTGATGATACATAGAGCGGTGTTAGGCTCTGTTGAGCGTATGTTTACCACATTGGTGGAGCATTACAAAGGAAAATGGCCCTTCTGGCTTAGTCCGCGCCAGGCCATAGTCTGCTCACTGTCAAAGGATTCTCATGAATACGCTGAAAAG GTGAGAGAACAAATTCATGAAGCTGGGTACTATGTTGATGTTGACATAACAGACAGAAACATCAGCAAGAAG GTGCGAGAAGCTCAGGTTGCGCAGTACAACTACATACTGGTTGTGGGTGCTGAAGAAACTACAACGGGACAT gtgacTGTTCGGCGAAGAAACGAAGACCTTTCAGAGTTCCCAGTGCTGAGCGTCGAGAATCTGCTGGATGAATTCAAACTCAAGACGGCCAACTTTCTCTGA
- the LOC103842713 gene encoding probable threonine--tRNA ligase, cytoplasmic isoform X1 encodes MADEHPRDEAYLSAVIEKRIRLFEEFQAKQLAEIQSRPHEPIKVTIRDGGNVKEGKRWETTPAEIARQISVGLANSALISSVNDVLWDMNRPLEADCSLEFFSFDSDKGRDTFWRSSAHILALEYGCKLCVGPCKARDEGFFYDAFYGDLGLNEQHFPETEAGDAREGHPFERIEVTRGQALEMFPDDNTFKAELLTEDKTTVYRCGPLVDLCSGPHIPNTSFVKAFKCLNVRFLLFIYKLQFLFLCSPSLFSPTQLLSVLLGHHHQLFFCHPLSPGSWFFEKHGTRVYNKLMHFIGNEYRKRGYEEVISPNIYNMKLWETSGHAANYKENMYTFDIDKQEFGLKPMNCPGHCLMFQHRLRSYKELPIRLADFGVLHRNEASEALSGLTHTRRFQQDDAHIFCTKDQVSGELKRALEFVDYVYTKFGFTYELKLSTRPEKYLGDLTTWDRAERDLEEALEDFGKPFLVNRGAGEFYGPKIDITVSDAMKSYVQCATLQLDFQLPALFELEYTAMAEGSSDTPVMIHRAVLGSVERMFTTLVEHYKGKWPFWLSPRQAIVCSLSKDSHEYAEKVREQIHEAGYYVDVDITDRNISKKVREAQVAQYNYILVVGAEETTTGHVTVRRRNEDLSEFPVLSVENLLDEFKLKTANFL; translated from the exons ATGGCGGATGAACATCCCAGGGACGAGGCTTATCTCTCAGCCGTCATCGAGAAGCGTATCAGGCTCTTCGAGGAGTTCCAAGCGAAGCAGCTCGCGGAGATTCAGTCTCGGCCACACGAGCCGATCAA GGTTACAATTCGAGATGGTGGAAACGTGAAAGAAGGGAAGAGATGGGAGACGACTCCAGCAGAAATCGCGAGGCAAATTTCTGTGGGATTGGCAAACTCAGCGCTGATCTCTTCGGTAAACGATGTCCTCTGGGACATGAATAGGCCACTGGAAGCTGATTGTTCGCTTGAGTTTTTCAGTTTTGACAGCGACAAAGGCCGTGATACTTTCTGGCGTTCTAGCGCTCACATTCTCGCCCTG GAGTATGGTTGTAAGCTGTGCGTTGGACCCTGCAAAGCTAGAGATGAG GGTTTCTTCTACGATGCATTCTATGGCGATCTGGGTTTAAACGAGCAACACTTTCCCGAAACTGAAGCAGGGGATGCTCGA GAAGGACATCCATTTGAAAGGATTGAAGTGACCAGGGGTCAGGCTCTTGAGATGTTTCCTGATGATAATACTTTTAAG GCTGAACTCCTCACCGAGGACAAAACCACCGTCTACAGGTGTGGTCCTTTGGTTGATCTGTGTAGTGGACCACATATACCAAATACTTCCTTTGTGAAAGCTTTCAAGTGTTTGAATGTGAGATTCCTACTTTTTATCTACAAGCTACAATTTCTTTTCTTATGCTCACCTAGTCTTTTTTCTCCCACTCAGTTGCTTTCGGTGCTATTAGGCCACCATCACCAACTTTTCTTTTGTCACCCACTCAG CCCTGGGAGTTGGTTCTTCGAGAAACATGGTACTCGCGTATATAATAAGCTGATGCATTTCATCGGGAATGAATATCGGAAAAGGGGCTACGAAGAG GTTATTTCACCAAATATTTACAACATGAAACTCTGGGAAACATCCGGACATGCTGCAAACTACAAGGAAAATATGTACACGTTTGAT ATTGATAAACAAGAGTTTGGGCTCAAACCTATGAACTGCCCTGGTCACTGCTTGATGTTCCAACACAGGCTTCGCTCGTATAAAG AATTACCCATTAGACTTGCCGACTTTGGAGTGTTACATCGAAATGAGGCAAGTGAAGCTCTTAGTGGCTTGACCCATACCCGACGGTTCCAACag GATGATGCACACATATTCTGTACAAAGGATCAG GTTAGTGGAGAATTGAAACGTGCATTGGAATTCGTTGACTATGTTTACACAAAATTTGGGTTTACCTATGAGCTAAAGCTCTCAACG AGACCAGAGAAGTACCTTGGAGACTTAACAACATGGGATAGAGCTGAAAGGGACCTTGAAGAAGCACTAGAAGATTTTGGAAAGCCATTCCTT GTGAACAGAGGAGCCGGGGAATTTTATGGCCCGAAGATAGACATAACAGTATCTGATGCAATGAAAAGCTACGTCCAGTGCGCTACTTTGCAA CTTGATTTTCAACTTCCTGCCCTCTTCGAGCTGGAATACACAGCTATGGCTGAAGGGAGTTCGGATACACCTGTGATGATACATAGAGCGGTGTTAGGCTCTGTTGAGCGTATGTTTACCACATTGGTGGAGCATTACAAAGGAAAATGGCCCTTCTGGCTTAGTCCGCGCCAGGCCATAGTCTGCTCACTGTCAAAGGATTCTCATGAATACGCTGAAAAG GTGAGAGAACAAATTCATGAAGCTGGGTACTATGTTGATGTTGACATAACAGACAGAAACATCAGCAAGAAG GTGCGAGAAGCTCAGGTTGCGCAGTACAACTACATACTGGTTGTGGGTGCTGAAGAAACTACAACGGGACAT gtgacTGTTCGGCGAAGAAACGAAGACCTTTCAGAGTTCCCAGTGCTGAGCGTCGAGAATCTGCTGGATGAATTCAAACTCAAGACGGCCAACTTTCTCTGA